A stretch of DNA from Virgibacillus proomii:
CTAGATTACCTTTCAAAAAGCATTAAGGCTGGCTTAGACCGCATCATTCTTGAAAAAACGCGATGTATCGCGGCTTGAGTTTTTCTTGTCCGTGAAAAAACGTTGTGTATGTTGCCAAGCTTTTTGACATGTTGGACGCCGACACAGCATGTCTGTGCGTCAAAGTGCAAGGCGACGTAATTTTTGCGTGGAGAAAGGGTTTCAATTAAAAACATAAATCGCTAGAAATAAGCCTTCGGTGGACTTTTTTAAGTATAAGGAGTGAGCAGTGATGGACAAAATAATACTCTTTGATGGGATATGTAACTTTTGTGATCGAAGTGTCCAATTTATTTTAAAACGGGATAAACAAGAACAGTTTCTGTTTGCCTCGCTACAAGGAGGTGTCGGGCAAAAGCTATTCAAAAAATACCGAATTCCTTCGAACATGAATAGCCTTGTTCTGCTTGACGGAGAAAAGTATTATGTTAAATCAACCGCTGCGCTTCGCATTTGTAAAGAGCTTGCAGGGGTATGGAAGCTATTATACGGTCTCATCATCATTCCCAGACCAATTCGCGACTTTGTTTATCAATTTATTGCAAACCATCGTTATCAATGGTTTGGACAAAAGAAAAGTTGCAGTTTACCTTCCGCTAAAACGAGAAAGCGATTTTTATAATTCCAAAAGCCTACCATTTCCATAGTTAACGTTCTTGAGCTAAACGTTGAACAAATGGAAGAGCAATCCTGTCAAACTATTGAACTTTCAAGCGTCATCCCTAAACCCCAAACAGACTCATCATTTGCCTCAGATAATAGGGTAACTTTTAATAATTCCTATACTTCAACTTTTAAAAGTAAAGCAAACTTATTTATATAAATACGCCTCGTATTTTTGTAGGAACTTTTAGTTTTAGAGGGGGAAAACAAAAGGTTATTAATTAACAGAGGAGGTACTCCTGTCTATCCAGGTTAAAATGTAATTCAGCGGGGCGTTCTTCCAAGCCTCCGCTGAATCTTAATTTACTTAATTGAATATTAATATTGTTATCTATACTAAGCTTCCCTTACAATACGTATAGATGGAGAAACACTTTCTTATTTGTTGTATAGTACGGATTATAAAAAACTATTTACTTAGGCTTCTTGATCTGTTTGGCTTCATCTTCTTGATTTGTTTACTACGCAACTGACCACAAGCTGCATCAATATCTGCACCATTTTCCCAACGTACACCACAATTAATTCCTTGCTCTTTCAATGTTTCAAAAAAAGCTTGAATGGTAGCAGAATCACTGCGTTGATATTGACTGTGCTCATCAACGGTATTATATGGGATCAAATTGACATAAGCGAGCTTGCGATGGTCCTTTAATAGCTCAGCCAACTGAATTGCTTCTTCTTGGTGGTCATTCACATCTTTTAACATAATATACTCATACGTAATGCGTCGGTTTGTCTTTTGTAAATAGTAATGAATGGCATCCATTAATTTTTCAATTGGAAAGGCCTTATTTATCTTCATAATACTTCTGCGCAATTCATTATTTGGTGCATGAATGGAAACAGCTAAGTTCACTTGAACTCCGGTATCCGCAAACTTATAAATTTTATGAGCAAGACCACTGGTTGATACAGTAATATGTCTAGCACCAATATTTAACCCACGATCATCATTAACGATATAGATGAAATCCATTAAATTATCAAAATTATCTAATGGTTCGCCAATTCCCATAACGACAATATGACTTACTCGCTCGTCTTTTCCTTTTAAATCGAGATTCTTTTGCACCATCATTATTTGCTCAACAATTTCACCACTTGTTAAGTCACGACTTTTATTTAGCAAACCGCTGGCACAAAAACTGCAGCCAATATTACACCCTACTTGGGTCGTAACACAAACAGATAGACCATAATTAAAACGCATTAATACGGTTTCAATTAAATTTCCATCTGTCAGGCGGAACAAATACTTAATCGTACCGTCTTTTGATTCTTGTTTTACTTCTTCTTCAAGCACACCAAGGACAAAATGTTCGTCTAGTAAGCCAATCGTTTCCTTATTGATATTCTTCATGTCAGAAAAGTGATTAATTCTTTTTTTATATAACCAATTCCACACCTGATCCGCACGAAACCGTTTTTGTCCATGGTCCATTAGCCAATCCTTTAATTGTTCATATGTCATTCCATAAATGGACGGTTTACTCATGATTAACCCTCATTTCTAGAAAATCTAGTCTACAGAGTGATGTAAAAACATTAGATATCTCGTTTAAATTATGATTCACCATATTATCTTACTTCATGAATGAGCTTGTTGCAAATACCGATGTTTTTATATCTTATATTTTTAACAATGACAGCTAAAATATAACTCTAAACCAAAAGCTAACAACATGAGGACGAGGGCCTAAACTAGTCGACGAAGCTATTTTTCAAAAAAGATATCCACCATGTAGAATAAATATAATTATCGAGGCATCATAAAGAGCTGTTCAAACCTGTGAGTATTATTGAACAGCTCTATTGTTTCTTCTATGGCAATACTGTCTCTCCCATTAAATAACGATCACACTCCCTTGCTGCACCTCGCCCTTCATGAATAGCCCAAACGATCAAACTTTGGCCACGGCGCATATCGCCAGCTGCAAAAATTCCATCTACATTCGTGCGATAGTCGTCATACTCTGCTAAAGCGGTTGATTTATCTGTAGTATCTACACCAAAATGCTGGAGTAACGTTTGTTCCGGACCACGAAATCCGATAGCAATTAATACGAGATCAGCAGGCCAAACTTTATCTGTACCGGGAATTTCCTTACGTATTTTATTACCAGCCTCATCGTAGCAAAGCTTTACATTCATGGTATGAACTTCTTTTACATTCCCGTATTCATCACCTACCAACTTTTTCGTCATCACTGTATACGCTCGAGGGTCTGAGCCAAATACACGACCAGCTTCTTTATGACCGTATTCAACACGATGAATTTTTGGATATTGCGGCCAAGGATTTGTTTCCATCTCACGTACGAACCCTTTTTTATCATAAATATCAAATTGAACGAGGCTTTTGCAATTATGACGGACAGCGGTCGCTAAACAATCCGTCCCCGTATCTCCACCGCCGATTACTACCACATCTTTACCTGCTGCTGAGATATAATTATCATCCTGTAAATTCGAATCTAATAGACTTTTTGTATTAGCATGAAGAAAATCCATGGCGAAATGAATTCCTTTTAGATGATTTCCCTCTACTTGGAGATCCCGATGTACCGTTGCTCCACTGCAAAGTATGATTGCATCAAATTGCTGTTTTAGCGCTTCTTTGGTAATATCCTTGCCAACTTCCGTATTCGTTAGGAACTTGATTCCTTCTTGCTCTAAAATAGCTACACGTCGCATAACAATATCATAGGAGAGCTTCATTTCCGGAATCCCATATGTTAATAATCCCCCCACTCGATCGCTCCGTTCAAAGACCGTTACAAGATGTCCTGCTTTATTGAGTTGGGCTGCTGCAGCAAGACCCGCTGGTCCTGACCCAACAACTGCCACCTTCTTTCCGGTTCGCTTTTTAGGAGGACTTGGAACGACCCATCCTTCTGCAAATCCTTTTTCAATGATTGCTCGTTCTATTGTCCGAATAGCAACTGGCGGCTTATTAATCCCGAGTACGCATGCTCCCTCACAAGGTGCCGGACATGCTATCCCTGTAAATTCCGGAAAATTGTTTTGTACATGCGCCAATTCCAAAGCTTCCTTCCACTTTCCTTGATAAACCAACTCATTCCACTCAGGGATCAGATGATAGACTGGACAACCCGTAGTAACTCCATCTAATTCCATACCGGTATGGCAAGTAGGAACGCCGCAGTCCATGCAGCGTGCCCCTTGAATTTGAATTTCCTTATCGGTTAGTGGAATGGTATAATCAAACCAATCCTTCGTTCGTTTAAGCGGATCTCTTTCTCTTCTTGTTTGTCTGTCATATTCCATAAATCCGGTTTGTTTTCCCATCATATGCCTCCTTTATAACATTTATCATTGTCTGTCCATTGACGAAGCTTCATAAGTAGCTGAAAAGACCTATTACACGACACTGATCCGCTGTTTTTTCTTTTCTGTTACTACTTGTTTTCTTTCTTCAAAGGCAAGCATTTCTGCATCAAACTTGCTGAGTCCTTCTTTTCTTAGCGCAGCGATCCGCTGTTGTATGTGCAGATAAGCTGTCGGAATAACTTTGACAAAATAATGCATATAGTTGTCCCAATAGTTTAAAATTCGCTTTGCATGTGCACTATTTGTTTCGATCACATGTTGTTCAATCAGCTGAATTAATTGGTCTATTTCATCTTGTTCAACTAAGGTTTCCAGCGTTACTAACTCCTGATTTACCTGGGAACGGAACGATCCACTTTCATCCAACACATAAGCAATACCACCGGACATTCCTGCGGCAAAATTTCGTCCTGTTTTACCTAAAACAACAACGGTTCCTCCTGTCATATATTCACAGCCATGGTCACCAACACCCTCAACGACAATCGTGGCACCACTATTTCTAACAGCAAACCGTTCTCCTGCAAGTCCACGAATATATGCTTCACCCCGTGATGATCCATAAAAAGCAACATTACCAATGATCGTATTCTTTTCCGGGGTAAAGGTAACATTTGGGTCAGGATGAACAATAATCTTCCCACCGGATAGTCCTTTACCAACGAAGTCATTTGCATCACCAATTAATCGAAGCGTCATACCAGGAGGGGTAAAAGCACCAAAGCTCTGTCCGGCTGATCCACTAAAATTCAGTTTTATTGTATCTTCCGGAAGCCCTCTTTCCCCATATCGTCTTGATACTTCACTTCCCAATAACGTACCTGTCGCACGATTAATATTACGAATAGCAGTAGTAAACTCAACTGGTTCACCATTATCCAGAGCTGGTTTACAATTTGGAATTAATTCTTGATAGTCTAACGTCTTTTCCATGCCATGATCTTGTTGCATTGTAGCGTAACGCCCGACATGTTCCGGAACATCAGGCTGATAAAAAATTGCCGATAAATCAATGCCTTTTGCCTTCCAATGATCCAGCGCCTCATTAAACTCCAATACATCTGTCCTGCCGATCATTTCATTGATGGTGCGAAACCCTAATTGTGCCATGATTTCCCTTGTTTCTTGGGCGATAAATTTCATAAAGGCAACAACATCATGTGGATCACCAATAAATTTTTTACGTAACTCTGGATTTTGGGTAGCAATACCAACAGGACATGTATCTAAATGGCATACACGCATCATGACACACCCAAGAACAACAAGCGGCGCTGTGGAAAAACCGAATTCTTCAGCTCCTAATAAACTAGCAATCACTACATCTCTTCCTGTCATCAATTTTCCGTCTGTTTCTACTACGATCCGGTCTCTTAATCCATTTAATAACAGCGTTTGATGTGTTTCTGCTAAGCCTATTTCCCACGGTAATCCCGTATGCTTTATACTTGTCCGTGGAGCCGCTCCTGTACCACCATCGTAGCCACTAATTAACACGAGATCTGCACGCCCCTTCGCAACACCTGCAGCAATTGTACCTACACCAACTGCCGATACGAGCTTCACACTAATTCGCGCCTGAGGATTTGCATTTTTTAGATTATAAATTAATTCGGCTAAATCCTCGATGGAGTAAATATCGTGGTGAGGCGGTGGTGAAATCAGTTCAACTCCTGGCGTAGATCCACGCACTTCTGCCACCCATGGATATACTTTATTACCAGGTAATTGGCCCCCTTCTCCCGGTTTTGCTCCTTGCCCAACTTTTATTTGAATTTCATCGGCATTGACAAGATAGTGACTGTTCACCCCGAATCTTCCAGAAGCCACTTGCTTAATGGCGCTGCGTCGTAAATCACCATTAGCATC
This window harbors:
- a CDS encoding thiol-disulfide oxidoreductase DCC family protein is translated as MDKIILFDGICNFCDRSVQFILKRDKQEQFLFASLQGGVGQKLFKKYRIPSNMNSLVLLDGEKYYVKSTAALRICKELAGVWKLLYGLIIIPRPIRDFVYQFIANHRYQWFGQKKSCSLPSAKTRKRFL
- the rlmN gene encoding 23S rRNA (adenine(2503)-C(2))-methyltransferase RlmN encodes the protein MSKPSIYGMTYEQLKDWLMDHGQKRFRADQVWNWLYKKRINHFSDMKNINKETIGLLDEHFVLGVLEEEVKQESKDGTIKYLFRLTDGNLIETVLMRFNYGLSVCVTTQVGCNIGCSFCASGLLNKSRDLTSGEIVEQIMMVQKNLDLKGKDERVSHIVVMGIGEPLDNFDNLMDFIYIVNDDRGLNIGARHITVSTSGLAHKIYKFADTGVQVNLAVSIHAPNNELRRSIMKINKAFPIEKLMDAIHYYLQKTNRRITYEYIMLKDVNDHQEEAIQLAELLKDHRKLAYVNLIPYNTVDEHSQYQRSDSATIQAFFETLKEQGINCGVRWENGADIDAACGQLRSKQIKKMKPNRSRSLSK
- a CDS encoding glutamate synthase subunit beta; this translates as MGKQTGFMEYDRQTRRERDPLKRTKDWFDYTIPLTDKEIQIQGARCMDCGVPTCHTGMELDGVTTGCPVYHLIPEWNELVYQGKWKEALELAHVQNNFPEFTGIACPAPCEGACVLGINKPPVAIRTIERAIIEKGFAEGWVVPSPPKKRTGKKVAVVGSGPAGLAAAAQLNKAGHLVTVFERSDRVGGLLTYGIPEMKLSYDIVMRRVAILEQEGIKFLTNTEVGKDITKEALKQQFDAIILCSGATVHRDLQVEGNHLKGIHFAMDFLHANTKSLLDSNLQDDNYISAAGKDVVVIGGGDTGTDCLATAVRHNCKSLVQFDIYDKKGFVREMETNPWPQYPKIHRVEYGHKEAGRVFGSDPRAYTVMTKKLVGDEYGNVKEVHTMNVKLCYDEAGNKIRKEIPGTDKVWPADLVLIAIGFRGPEQTLLQHFGVDTTDKSTALAEYDDYRTNVDGIFAAGDMRRGQSLIVWAIHEGRGAARECDRYLMGETVLP